In Acetobacteroides hydrogenigenes, the DNA window ATATCAAGGTTAGTAACCTCGGCAATATCCTTAAGTATCATAGGACGAAGCTTGGTTTCGTCGCCCTCCATAAAGTAGGCCTTCTGAAACTCCAGAATAGCGTTCATGGTAAGCATCAGCGTATTCTGCCTCAGCTTTAGGGCATCAATAAACCACTTTGCCGAATCGATCTTTTGCTTAACAAAGGTTACCGCTTCCTTATCCTTCTTCGTATTATCCAACTTGCGAGCAACGTACTCCTGAAGCATTGCTTGATATTCGCGACTGATCCTGAGCTCCGGTTGATTCTTTGAGTTGAGCGAAAGCATCAGCTCGTCATCCTTTAGCTCTAAGACAAAGTCTGGAATAATATGCTCGGCATACGCGCTGTGCGGATCGTTATAGCTGCTTCCGGGCTTCGGCGTAAGGCTAACAATCTCCTCAATAGCATCGCGAAGCTCGTCCTCCTCCAAACCTAGCCTACTGGCAATCTTATCGTAGTGCTTCTTGGTGAACTCCTCGAAGTACTTCTCCAAGATTATGGTCGCATTATAAACAGCTTTTACCTCTTGATCTTTATGCCGCAGCTGAATCAACAGGCACTCCTGAAGGTTACGGGCACCAACGCCCAACGGCTCAAAATCCTGAATAACCTGCAGCACCTCCTCAAGCTCCTCCTCAGTAACCTCAAGGTTTAGCGCAAAGGCAATATCATCCACAATATTCTCAAGTGGACGACGGAGGTAGCCATCGTCATCAATGCTACCGATAAGGTACTGCCCAAGGGCCTGCTGCCTCGGAGTGATAGGACGTAGCCCTAGCTGATCCTCCAAACTAGCATGGAAATCGATTCCTACCGAAAACGGAATGGCCGTCTTGGTGCTATCCTTGGAGTAGTTATTAGCATACAGCTTGTAGTTGGGCGTATCGTCGTCGTTGATATACGAGTCGATATTCGACAGCGCATCCTCTTGCGTCTTATCGGCCATTTCGGCCTCATCGCTCACCTGATCGCCTCCCTCTTCGAGTACAGGATTAACCTCCAGCTCCTCCTTGATGCGCTGCTCAAGCTGCATGGTGGGCAGCTCCAGCAGCTTAATCATCTGGATTTGCTGGGGGGATAGCTTCTGTAGTAATCGTTGCTGAAGGTTTAGCTTTTGCATGCTAGCGTATTCCGTTGCTACTTAGGTTAAAACTCTGCAGTATTTGGGGTACGAGGGAATGGAATAACATCGCGGATGTTGCCCATACCGGTAACAAATAGCAGTAGGCGCTCGAACCCAAGTCCGAATCCCGAGTGTGGCGCAGTTCCAAACCTACGAGTATCCAGATACCACCACATATCCTTTTCTGGAATCTCCAGCTCGGTAATACGGTCCATCAGCTTTTCGTAGTTCTCCTCACGCTGCGATCCTCCAATGATTTCGCCAATCTTTGGGAAAAGCACGTCCATGGCACGAACAGTTTTGCCATCGGGATTTTGCTTCATGTAGAAAGCCTTAATCTCCTTTGGATAGTCGGTTAGGATTACGGGCTTCATGAAGTGCTTCTCAACAAGGTAGCGCTCGTGCTCCGATTGTAGGTCGAGCCCCCAGCTAACAGGGAATTCGAACTTATGGCCGCTGGCCATAAGAATATCGATAGCCTCGGTATATGGTAGGCGAACGAAGTCGTTGCTAACAACAAACTTCAGGCGCTCGATTAGCTCCTCATCGTACATCTTGTTAAGGAACTCGAGATCCTCCATGCAGTTATCCAGCGCGTACTGGATGAGGTTCTTTAGGAAGTCCTCGGCAAGGTTCATGTTGTCCACTATCTCGTAGAAGGCCATTTCCGGCTCAATCATCCAGAATTCTGCAAGGTGGCGAGGAGTGTTCGAGTTCTCGGCACGGAAGGTTGGCCCAAAGGTGTAGATCTCCGATAGCGCCATGGCTCCTAGCTCGCCTTCGAGCTGCCCCGATACGGTAAGGTTGGTCGACTTACCAAAGAAGTCCTGGGTATAGTCGATCTTACCATCCTCGGTACGGGGTGGGTTGTTCAAGTCCAGCGTGGTTACCTGAAACATGGCTCCGGCCCCTTCGGCATCCGAACCGGTAATGATGGGGGTATGCAGGTAGAAAAATCCTCTATCGTTAAAGTACTTGTGGATAGCGTAGGCCATGGCATGGCGGATGCGAAGCACCGCGCCAAACGTGTTGGTACGTGGACGCAGGTGGGCAATCTCCCTAAGGAACTCCAGCGAGTGTCCCTTCTTCTGAAGTGGGTAGGTGTTGGCATCGGCCGTACCGTAAATCTCGATCTCCTTAGCGAGCATCTCTACGCTTTGGCCCGAGCCTACCGACTCAACCAGCGTCCCAACAACCTTAAGGCAAGCACCTGTAGTTATCTGCTTAAGCAGCTCCTCGTTGAAATTCGAAACCTCAACAACTACTTGTATATTATTAATGGTAGAACCGTCGTTCAGTGCGATAAATGCTACGTTCTTGTTGCCACGCTTGGTGCGTACCCAACCTTTTGCAGTGACTTCGCTGCCAACGCTGTTGGAGCGGAGCAGATCCTTAATCTTAAGTCGTCCTCCGGGTTGCATAATGATCTTAAATTATAAATTCATTTCGAAACTCGACAAAGTTAAAAAAAAGAGCTTTCTACTGAGTCCGATATCGGGCTCAATTTCCCTTATGTTTATAAAGTAAGTTAATACGTTAGTGGGCTTCAGCTACAGCACATCTTTCAGGATAAACTGAACCTTAATAGGATTACCCTCCCGAAGCACCTCCATGCGAATGACATCCCCCTTTTTCCCGTTAAGAATTCCCATCAGATCGTTCATTTTCATCGTAAGGCAGAACTTTTCGTTTATGGATATTATTTGATCGCCAACTCGCAAGCCGGCCTTATCGGCAGGCGAGTTTTCCCGAACAGTTATTACTTTGTAACCAGGATAACCAGGAGATATTGAGCCTACTTCAATACCGCTCATATCCATAAAGAAAACATTCTTGAAATTCGTATTGGGGCGGAGTCCGATTTTTTTATCGGGATAGTTGAGCACCACGTTAAAGCGCCTCAGGATTTCGGATCCGATGCTCCCATTCCGATAGTTCAAGTTCTCTGCGCTGCCAATATAAGCGGTATCCGGAAAGGCTGCAATAATGCTTTTAAAGCTAAAATCGCCAATTCGAACTTTGGGAATGCGGCTTACCCTGCCGTAGATATCGCCGTTAAGCCCGTAGCCTAGGTAGCTGTAAATGCTATTTGCCGCTGGAACAAGTACCGTTTCGCTACGGGTATCGATCCAAATAGGGTTGCTGAGCCCCGAATCGACAAGGAACTTCATTGGCGAACTCTTTCCATTCGTACTAACGTTGAGCTTTACGAAGCACTTATCATCGGGAATGTCGAGGTCGTACTGCTTGTAACGCCTCATCTTCGAACGCTTGTAGAACTTAGGGTTCCAAATTTTAAGAACACCATTGGGATAGTCTATTTCTACTATAAAATTCTTAAAAAAAACGCCTCCAATTATGCCGTTGATCAACATTCCCGTTCGGATAGAAAAGTCGAAGATATCATCCATCGCCACCAGAATATCCACATTTTCGCCTATGATGTCGGGCATGCGGAAGGTATTTTGCGTACTGGCAAGCGCTTCAATAGACTTGCCCTTGCCCAACCCCTGAAGCATAATTTTACGCGCATAGTTGAGCGTAAGTACGCGGTTATCCTGCAATGCAGTGACCATAACACCGCTAAGCCCTGTGTCTAGGATAAACATTAAGGAGTCGGAGCCATTAACCGAAAAGGGGATGATGATATGGTTGTTGATAAATTTGAACTTTACCTTAGTATACTTTTTTGTGCTATCGACAAACCGGAAGTGATTGTAAAACGGATTGGGTTTTGGAGCAGCCTCTGCGTATAACGGAGACGCTACAACCAACAGAACAACAATAACACCAAGGAAATACTCGACGAAACGCTTCATAGTAGTCCTCCTCTCTTTTACTATAGTAAACAGCAAATGAGGCTCTATGGTAATGGCTGCTTAGCGTAAAAAGCCGCGATTAGAGACCGGGGGACAACCCTCGGAACGTGCAACTCGTCGAGTTTGAAGCGTAGCTCACTAAGCTTGACATGAAGCTCGCCGAGTTTGAAGCAAAACTCGACGAGTTTG includes these proteins:
- the rpoN gene encoding RNA polymerase factor sigma-54, giving the protein MQKLNLQQRLLQKLSPQQIQMIKLLELPTMQLEQRIKEELEVNPVLEEGGDQVSDEAEMADKTQEDALSNIDSYINDDDTPNYKLYANNYSKDSTKTAIPFSVGIDFHASLEDQLGLRPITPRQQALGQYLIGSIDDDGYLRRPLENIVDDIAFALNLEVTEEELEEVLQVIQDFEPLGVGARNLQECLLIQLRHKDQEVKAVYNATIILEKYFEEFTKKHYDKIASRLGLEEDELRDAIEEIVSLTPKPGSSYNDPHSAYAEHIIPDFVLELKDDELMLSLNSKNQPELRISREYQAMLQEYVARKLDNTKKDKEAVTFVKQKIDSAKWFIDALKLRQNTLMLTMNAILEFQKAYFMEGDETKLRPMILKDIAEVTNLDISTISRVVNSKYVQTHFGIYPLKHFFSEGMQNDSGEEVSTREIKTILEECVASENKRQPLTDEALMDILKEKGYPIARRTVAKYREQLNIPVARLRKEL
- the asnS gene encoding asparagine--tRNA ligase, producing the protein MQPGGRLKIKDLLRSNSVGSEVTAKGWVRTKRGNKNVAFIALNDGSTINNIQVVVEVSNFNEELLKQITTGACLKVVGTLVESVGSGQSVEMLAKEIEIYGTADANTYPLQKKGHSLEFLREIAHLRPRTNTFGAVLRIRHAMAYAIHKYFNDRGFFYLHTPIITGSDAEGAGAMFQVTTLDLNNPPRTEDGKIDYTQDFFGKSTNLTVSGQLEGELGAMALSEIYTFGPTFRAENSNTPRHLAEFWMIEPEMAFYEIVDNMNLAEDFLKNLIQYALDNCMEDLEFLNKMYDEELIERLKFVVSNDFVRLPYTEAIDILMASGHKFEFPVSWGLDLQSEHERYLVEKHFMKPVILTDYPKEIKAFYMKQNPDGKTVRAMDVLFPKIGEIIGGSQREENYEKLMDRITELEIPEKDMWWYLDTRRFGTAPHSGFGLGFERLLLFVTGMGNIRDVIPFPRTPNTAEF
- a CDS encoding PDZ domain-containing protein, producing the protein MKRFVEYFLGVIVVLLVVASPLYAEAAPKPNPFYNHFRFVDSTKKYTKVKFKFINNHIIIPFSVNGSDSLMFILDTGLSGVMVTALQDNRVLTLNYARKIMLQGLGKGKSIEALASTQNTFRMPDIIGENVDILVAMDDIFDFSIRTGMLINGIIGGVFFKNFIVEIDYPNGVLKIWNPKFYKRSKMRRYKQYDLDIPDDKCFVKLNVSTNGKSSPMKFLVDSGLSNPIWIDTRSETVLVPAANSIYSYLGYGLNGDIYGRVSRIPKVRIGDFSFKSIIAAFPDTAYIGSAENLNYRNGSIGSEILRRFNVVLNYPDKKIGLRPNTNFKNVFFMDMSGIEVGSISPGYPGYKVITVRENSPADKAGLRVGDQIISINEKFCLTMKMNDLMGILNGKKGDVIRMEVLREGNPIKVQFILKDVL